In the Primulina eburnea isolate SZY01 chromosome 15, ASM2296580v1, whole genome shotgun sequence genome, atcatctatttctaaattattaattttgtttttagcccaacattgattagcataatgtcctggctttttacattttctacaaattattaatttatttttgtatttatctTTTTTCCTATCAGCTTTAGCTGATTCacgaatttcttttcttttcttttttctttttttttgtctttcagacaaatgtcttttcttataaatCTTATCATCcttatctttaattttcttcttacctttattaggtaagtccataccaaattgatcacaaaatttacctaattgttttttctctagtaaattctgtcttttaatttgattatttaattttaattcattacagagagctaaaccctcttgaatacaagtattaatcaaattaccataagtataattatcataagagatatttatatcatcctttcttaatacttttctaaccctttcagcaaataagaaaggtaaaccatctatgaatttagctttccaaagactattattacagtctggaatctcataaattcgagataagaaagtatctttataccatctaaaatcagtaagtgttttacattttagattacttaataaagttctaatttgttcactattatcagtgaattttccTGTGAAATGTTCAATCATAGTTAGTATTAATGTATATACTACATTTTCTGATTGAAtactatttttcatttttatggaattaaagatttcatctttttgaagAATGGGGTATATCTCCAATGGTTGAAAAAGAGTTTTactcagaaaatcataaaaccagttttaaatttaatttctgggattatattgaaagttttaataaaattttattatatgaaaatgaaaaaaggaaaCATACATGGTTTCTTAAGATTTGTGAAAATGTTTTCCATTATCCTATTCCAAATTGGTTTTTTAtttggtggaaaatatttggtccatcagcaaagattttgccagaggtttttataaaaccattCGATACTTGGTTGAATGTTGCACCAATTATTACAAAAAGTTTTTCTGAACATTGGATTGATGGAAAGACTTTATGTCTATTCTTCATGGAATTCGGTATTCCATAGATCTGGAAATGGCAGCCAGAATTTGGTTATACAGATGAAGGTATCCCTTGTCTATGGAGAACTAGCTCTACAAAATTTTGGGATAAAATGTTACGAGAAGATCCAGTATCTGGAAAACTTCATGGTCATGACACCTTActtcaaatggaagaaaaaatttcttcatatcagaaagatttgttgaatcaacaacaaaaagaaaaagatgcaatgagtccatttaaaattttgactCAAAAATATTCAGAGATCTATTCTAAAGAAAAGATGGTAGAAATCTAcattgatgaaatgaaaaaagatctttataagaatatgggatgctccgattcaaaatcagaccaATCAATGGCTTCAGATTCCAGTGATAATCAATTCATACATCTAATGAAGATGCATGATGCACAGGATCCAGATGAGGATATTcctcaattatctcaaattgaggatatatttgaaagtttgaaGAAATCTCTCAAAGATAATACCAAAGATGACTAGAATCGTTGAAAGTGGAATCTCACTATTCAAGAGTTGGTGGAATAACACATCATCATGGCATATCATGACAAAAAATGGGTGGCATATCACTAtttactttttgaattttgtaaccatgttacttttgctttaataaagcatttactatttttattttgagatggAATCCGGGTTTGATGTCCGGCTTTCCTATCTATATATAGGCTATTTCTGTGTTCTTAGGAGGACACGGtcgagtttgctcccctctcTACTCTCTCTTGTACACAACCCTTCTGAAGTtatcaataaaagtttgaagtttCTGTTTACAACCTTGTaagtttactgtttttattttttgtttttatttttgtttttaatttaaatatttcagtgattagcctgaatgacaggctaaagtattcgtgctaaattattttccttactatgacatgatctatatttatttgtaacttggaatcagattgatataataaaagatttatttaaatttctggaatctaatgtaatataagagtctttggttataacataaggtaagaagatgaaccaggaaatgattaacacaaggttcgagtttatccgggaagattaaattcatgttgtagcccttcagcctgcttagccgagaaatggcgtttaaggcgtttatgggtgattttttatgaatttatgattctttgggccctcgataaatcctctgttgtttaatttctctggaatatctttcgtaaatccttttatgttttgtaaaaattccaaacaagaatcttatattcattattattctggagtttaaatttctccttttcttagctcaatttgagttgaaaatggtatataggctggaaaccaataatctccatgtgtgcgaaagccactaaagaaaagtttggtaaaacaatgccaTGTATCATATTCCTCTTTGATTCCAAGCCTCAGATGGTATCataattatttatatgataaaatatttaattttatattcgACAAAAATTGACCAAATCAAAGGCATGTCACATGATCATGCTACGATGGTCATAAAACACTTCCACACTtagaattatttatttatttattttccaaaTACCACTGGAGTCAGAGGTTTGACTAACTATTTATCAGAAAAAAGAAATATATTAAATAGAGGATGGGATCAAAAGCTCTCCAGAAAGCAAATTACATGAATTCAAATTTTACCCGATAAAAAAAGTACCATTTATTCTGTCTAATTTACAGAGGACGCTTTGAATTTATTGAGCGAAACAGTGGACAAAAACGAGATTTCTCACTTCTCGTTTTTTCCACAAGTTATATGATACCCCTATAAGGATATGGGTTTGTTCATCTGAAACCCATGTGTACAAACCGGGGTACCGGGTAGTTTTGTGAATGTCCGGGTAAGTTTTCCCTTCCCGGGTGTGATGGCTTCATCCGCAGTCCTTTACCAGTAGCCTGGGTCCTCATAGAGTTGGCCGGGTGCTTCTCACCTGTCCAGGTAATGTTCTCGGTTGGATACCCACTTGGGCAACCTCGAGAATAGCGCTACCTCGATAAATGAGCCACACTCGAGTGTAATCATTACAGGCAATCTAATCCGCCAGAGCAACTTGGGTttggagtgtccgagaagtcatcagaagctgGTATGGTAAACCGACTTAGTAGGTGACGCGGGAATCGAGGTAACTACCCATTcctctcctataaatagcaggtattaatgTCATTAAAGGAGGCTGAGAAAAAAAGAACCTTTGAACTTTAAGCATTCTACATATTTTTCCTCAAATATTGTTCGAAGTTCATCATCATACAACCTGCTGATTTTATCATCGGAGTGGCTACGTCGGAAActcctccggcgcccattcacgagttcttttTATTGTTTGCAGGTGTTGTTCAAGCCATTGTCTTCGTTCAAAATTCCCAAACATTATAAATTGTTGATCTGATCAGTTGGAGCTCCTTACCCGGCTCACCCATTTCAACAGGAtcacatcattggcgccgtctgtgggaaattaTATTGAGCTCGaggcgttgatatggctcgTACCAGAAGAACAGACCAAGATAACTCCCGGGCCCAGGCGGACGGGGGACAATCTTCAAGACAAGTAAACGTTAATAATACCGACCAGAATCTCGTAACCATGACCCGAGaggaattaaaaaaaatgatggcTGATGCAATGGTTCATGCTATGGCCCGGAAAGAAGTTTCTCGACGTAACACACCACCAGATCAGGAGCAGGAGCAAGAGCAGGAGCAAGAACAGGAACATGGGCGAAAGGAGGAGGAGGAAGGGAGTGAAGAGAATGTAGATTATAGTGCCGGGTCGAAGGCTCCGACTACAGCAGAGGAGTTGAAAGATTTAAAGCAGAAAATGAAGGTCCTAGAAGGACAGCTGGAAAGTCGCAGCTCTGCCCGAGCCGCGTCAAAGGGATGTCCATTTGCCGATATCATTGTTCGGGAACCTCTTCCTGGAAACTTCAAGTCTGCCAAAATAAAAGATTATGATGGCAATGCGGACCCGGAGGAGCATTTAGCCATATTCGAGAACATGGCCATGTTACACTGCTATACTGATAGAATCAAGTGCAAAGTGTTCTTGACCACTTTGGTGGATTCCGCTCAAAGGTGGTTTGAAGGTTTGTCCCCCCAAAGCGTGCATTCGTTCCGATATTTCCAAAAGGTATTCCTACACCACTTTAGTAGTAGTAAGAAATACAAAAGGACCGCCTTCAGTCTTTTTGAGGTAAAGCAGAGCCCTGAGGAGAGTTTGCGGGCTTACATCAGAAGATTCAACAGAGTGGCTCTGGACGTCCCGTCTTATGCCACCGAGACCAAGACTACTACCTTCACCCAGGGTTTGAGAGAGGGTGAATTCTTCAAATCACTAACCAAAAAGGTGCCCGGGGATTTTGAGGACCTGTTATCCAGGGCAGAGAAGTACATAAATATGGAGGAAGCCCAGAAACAAAAGAGGGAAGCGGTGAGGAAAGAAAAAGGAGACCGGGTATCTAAGCCCGAGAAGAGGGGACAAAAGAGGGGCAATTCAGGGCATTTCTCTCATCATGTGCCTCTGAAGATTGCCCAAGAGAGGGAGGTGCAGGAATGTAGTAAGGATTTAGCCCCGGATCATCAACTGGCCCGGCCAGAGAAAAAGGGATTTTGTGCGCTTCACAAGTTAGGCTACCATAACACTGAGGATTGCAAAGTTCTGAAGGGAAATTATGTTGCGCCTTCCCTCCCAAGGCCCATTATCAATACCCAGATGTCTAGGGTGCCACCATGGACATCCCGGCAGCCCGGATCTAGTTCCCGGGGAGGGGGTGTGAGAAACAATCCTAGAATCGAACCCGGAAGGAGGAGGGGGCCTGAACCCGAGCAAAGAAAGAAGTCACCCCCGGTTGTAGGGACGATTAAAATGATATCCGGAGGCTCTACTGATGGAGACTCCAATCGAGCGAGGAAGTCAAGGAGTAGGAGAGAGTGTTTGGAGGTGGAAGGATCGAGGAAGAGTGAAGCAATCATCAGTTTCGGCCCGGAGGATCTAAGAGGGGTGAATCTACCCCACAACGATGCCTTGGTGATCCAAGCCCGAGTGGCGAATTATGACATTCTGCGGGTTTTCGTGGATTCAGGCAGTTCTGTGAATGTAATTTTCAAAGATGCCTTTGAGCAGATGGATTTACAGGGCTATCACCTTGAAACAGTGGAAACTGCTTTTTTGGCTTCGCCTGGCACGTGGTTTATCCGGAAGGGGAGATTATTTTACCTCTGACCCTGGGCTCTCACGATCTCAAGAGAACAGTGATGACTTCCTTCACTATGGTGGACTCCCCCTCATCGTATAACATCATCCTTGGGAGGCCGGCCATGAATGAGTTAAGGGCTGTAGCGTCTATCTACcaccagaaaataaaatttcctgTGGGAGCAAGGGTAGGAGAAGTCCGGGGAGATCAACCCTCCTCTAGAAAGTGTTATGTAGAAGCGGTCCGGGCGGATCAGAACAGATCCAAGAAGGAGGGGAAGAGGGCTAAGATAGGTGAGACATGAGGAAGGATAGTGGAGGAAGGGGAGATACACTTTGTGGCCGAGGAAGAACAGGAGGAGGTGGAGATTGGGCCAGGACAGCAGATCCGGGTGGCTCGGGATCTCAGCACGACCACCCGGGTaagtttaattaaatgtttaaaaactaACATCCATGTGTTTGCCTGGTCCCAGCAGGAACTTACGGGGATTTCCCCCTTTATATTGGAGCATCATTTAAACATCCTCCCGGGGTCTCACCCCGTGAAGCAGAAAAAGAGGCACTTTGGTCCTGAAAAGGACAAAGTCATAGCAGAACAAGTCAAGGAGCTCCTGAAGGCGGGGCATATTCGGGAAATTCAATTCCCTACTTGGCTTTCCAATGTGGTTTTAGTACCTAAATCCACTGGCAAATGGCGCATGTGCGTAGACTTCCGCGATCTAAACAAAGCGTGCCCCAAAGATCATTATCCGCTGCCCCGGATTGACCAGCTGGTAGATTCCACCTCGGGCTATGAGCTGTTGAGCTTTATGGATGCATACCAGGGGTATCATCAGATTCCCTTGGCCAAAAAAGATCAAGATAAAGCTAGCTTCGTCACctcgggaggtacattttgttataTTGTAATGCCTTTCGGGTTGAAGAATGCAGGGGCTACTTATCAGCGTCTTATGGACAAAGTGTTCGAGAAACAGCTGGGGCGGAACGTGGAGGTATATATGGATGATATCTTAAGCAAGACCCGGGAGGTCACTACTTTTATTGATGATCTACAGGAAACTTTTGCCACCCTCATGCAACATGGGATCAAGCTTAACCCGGCCAAATGTATTTTTGGCGTAAAAAGTGGCAAATTTCTGGGATTCATGGTAACAGATCGGGGAATTGAGGTAAACCCGGAGAAGGTAAAGTCTGTCTTGTGTATGCCCTCTCCCCAGTCTGTAAAAGAGGTGCAAAAGCTGACAGGAAGGATTGCTTCCCTTTCTCGATTTATATCCCGATCAGCACACATaagttatcctttctttcaagtCTTGAGAAAGGCCAAGCACTTCGGATGGGACGATAAATGTGAACAAGCCTTCCAGGACTTGAAAGCCCATCTTGCAGAGCTCCCGGTATTAGTAAAGCCCGAGCCCGGGGAGCGATTATTCCTGTATTTATCCTCTACAGAGCATGCTGTCAGTTCAGTGTTGATCAAAGAAGAAGGCTCTGATCAGAAGCCTGTCTATTATGTCAGCCACGCTCTAAGAGGGCCCGAACTCCGATATACAGAGGTGGAGAAGATTGCATTGGCTTTGATCGTGACTGCTCGGAAGCTAAGACCTTACTTCTTATCGCATCAAGTAGTGGTTCTTACCAACAGCCCTCTGGGTAGAATCATGACCCATGCGGAGGTATCCGGGCGAATGATTAAGTGGACGGTGGAATTGGGGGAGTACGATATCGAATACAAACCACGAGTGGCTATCAAGGCCCAAGCTTTATCAGACTTTTTATCTGAGATGATCCAGCCTAGCAGAGAAGAAGTGTGGAGAGTTTTTGTAGATGAGGCGTCTAGCCTTGCGGGGTGCGGAGTAGGAGTCGTGATGATATATCCCCCGGGAGAAAAAATCAAATTGGCAATAAGGATTGATTCACGTGTAACTAATAATGAGGCCGAGTATGAGGCTGTGCTAGCTGGAATACGAGCTGCTCGGGAAGTCGGGGCTTCCCGAATAATTATATATTCTGATTCACAACTCGTAACACAGCAGATAAAGGGTGTGTATGAAGCTAAAGATGATAGGATGCTGAAATATCTACAACTTATCAGAGCTCGAGCAGAAGGCTTTTCGGATTGGAGTATCGAGCAAATCCCCCGAGAAGAAAACGACGAGGCAGATATTCTGGCAAAAATGGCAGCATCCCTAAGTGAAGTAAGCACCCGGGAGGTATTGCATGTCTCCCGCTTGATCCTCTCGATGGACGAAGAAGGAACACCCGATCCAGAAAGCTCCTGGATGACGCCCTTAATCAGATTTATTGAAAAGGGTGCACTACCCGAGGACAGAGGTCAAGCTCAGAAGATCAAGAGACAAGCTCCCAGGTTTGTGCTCTTAAACGCAATCTTTTATAAAAGATCATTTCAGGGGCCTCTTTTAAAATGCTTGCCTAAAAAGGAGGTAGATTATGTACTCCGGGAAATTCATGAAGGATGTTGCGCGGAGCACCTCGGAGGAATGTCTCTAGCTCGAAAAACCATGCTTGCAGGATTTTGGTGGCCAACCCTTGGTCAGGATGCATCTCGGGTGGTTCAAACCTGCGAAGGCTGTCAACATCATGCAAATTTCAAACACAGCCCGGCTGCTCTTATGAAGCCTATTTGGGCATCCTGCCCTTTTGATCAATGGGGCATGGACATTGTAGGTCCTTTCCCGCTTGCCCGAGCTCAGAAGAAATTTTTGTTAGTAGCAGTCGATTACTTTTCCAAGTGGGTGGAAGCTGAGCCTTGGGCAAGAATTACTGAAACGGAGGTACTGAAATTCCTGTGGAAAAATATTGTATGCCGATTTGGAGTGCCCCGgagattaatctcagataatGGCAGACAATTTCAAGGCAAAGGAATTGTTGCATGGTGCCAAGAAATGAAGATCACTCAATCCTTCACCTCTGTGGCTTATCCTCAAGCAAATGGCCAAACAGAGGTTGTCAATAGGATCATTGTACAGGCGTTGAAGACGAGACTTTAGGGTAAGGGGAAGGATTGGGTTGAAGAATTACCTAGTGTTCTTTGGGCCTACAGGACTACTCTGCGGATACCGACTCAAGAAACCCCTTTCAGCCTCGTATATGGCTCTGAAGCAGTTCTCCCAGTTGAGATTGGAGAGACTTCTCCtcgggtagaatcttacccaCACGATAATGATGAAAGCAGAGCCAGGGAGTTGGATTTAGTCGAGGAAAAGAGAGACCGGGCATTTATCCGCATGGAAGCATACAGAGATCGAGTGATGAAATCTTACAATAAGAAGGTCCGAATCCGAGACTTTCAAATTGGAGACTTAGTCATGAAAAAGGTCAATCCAGCAGGAGAGGTGGGAAAATTAGAGGCAAAATGGGAAGGGCCTTACAAAATCACTCGGAGAGTCAGCTCCGGATCTTTTTATCTAGAGGATGCACAAGGACGCCCTCTCAAAAGACCttggaatgtatttaatttaaagcaATTTTATACTTGACAGATGTAATCTATTCGCCAAAAGACGTAAATGAAATATTTGTTTTTCTCAGAAGTGTTGTGTTATTATCTCCCACATTCCGGAagaaaaagcccagggcactacaccctggctcggggccacacacctcgaccattcccaagtcccgggacatgctccccggcccaaggctccgcaccttggttcttaaaagccaagggcactacaccctggctcggggcaacacacctcgaccattcccaagtcccgggacatgctccccggcccaaggctccgcaccttggttcttaaaagcccaaggcactacaccctggctcggggccacacacctcgaccattcccaagtcccggtacatgctccccggcccaaggctccgcaccttggttcttaaaagcccagggcactacaccctggctcggggccacacacctcgaccattctcaagtcccgggacatgctccccggcccaaggctccgcaccttggttcttaaaagcccagggcactacaccctggctcggggcaacacacctcgaccattcccaagtcccgggacatgctccccggcccaaggctccgcaccttggttcttaaaagcccagggcactacaccctggctcggggccacacacctcgaccattcctaaGTCCcaggacatgctccccggcccaaggctccgcaccttggttcttaaaagcccagggcactactccctggctcggggccacacacctcgaccattcccaagtcccgggacatgctccccggcccaaggctccgcaccttggttcttaaaagcccagggcactacaccctggctcggggccacacacctcgaccattcccaagtcccgggacatgctccccggcccaaagctccgtaccttggttctaaaaagcccaAGGAGTTACACCCGGGCTCAAGACTCCGTATTTAGCAAGGTTCGCGTTCTTTAATTTCctatcaaatataaaatatttggtCCGCTAGAGATCAAGATATTGCGCaaggaaaaatgatttttatagcCAAAGCCCGGGGGCAAGAATTACACAAGGAAGTATGGAAATCTAAAGAAACAATCTTAAACTAAAAATACTACAGCAGACTATTCTCCTGTCTTTTCAGGAGCCTTTTTAGTCTCCTTGTCGGCATCATCATCCTTGGGAAGGGAGTCAATGGCTCGATCTATGTCTGGAAAGCCCTCCTTGTCTGCCGGAATCAAGCCCTCCTCCTCAAATTGCTCCCGGCATTTCGCAAAGCCAACTTTGAAGTAGTTATACGATCTATCTTCAACAGCCGGTTGGAAATCCGAGGATCGGAGGAAGACAGTCTTCCATTCCTCATGAGTGAGCTGGAAAAGCTTGAGTTTATCTTCAGCAGCCACAACCCGGTGTTGTTGAAGAGTGGCTTCTTCTTCAAGAAATCGAGCTCGGGATTCCAGAAAAGCAATTTGCCTTTGAGAGGCTTCTTCTCGAGCAAAACTCTCATCTCGAGCACGTTGAGTTGAAGCCAATTGTTGATTGGCTCTTTCCAAAGAAGCAAGGAGCCCGGCAACTTTCTCCTCGTGCAGCTTCTCGGCCCGGGCGATCTCCCCTCGGAGCTGGTCATGAACTTCTTGAGACGTCCTAGCCTGTCTATTCGTCCTGGTGGCCACTGCCACCACTTCCTCAAAGGCCGAGACCATCATTTGAGCCGCCTGGATAGAGACAAAAGTCAGGAAAAATAGGTTGGTATCAATATTAAGCTGTAAGACGAAGAACTTACCGAGAGAAGCCGGTTTGATCTTTCCAAAAATCTGTTAGTGGCAGGGATGCTCTTCAAAAATATTGCTTCAGTGGGGCTGAGCATTTGCTTGAAGCGTTTGGCACCACTAACAGTAGCTCCCTCGAAAAAAATATTGTTGGAAGGGAGCTCGGAGGTTGAGGCCCCAGTAGTTTGGGGGGGCGGCCGGGGCTGTGCAGGTGGGGAAGTGCAGGGATCACCCTCAGATGGGCTTTCCAGAACAACCAGCTCGGGCTCCGCCGtggcttttctttttctttgactGAGAGGGGCGAGATCTTCAACATCCTCTACAGTCTCATCCATTTCCCGAGAAGTATCTTCCCGGGGAGGATCTTCCCCAGTAACTGCCACTCCTCGAGACACCTCCTCGGTAGCACGTTTCTTTTCTGCTTCGGTGGCTGCACGGCGCGCCGCAAGCTCCTGTTCCCGGGCGATTTTCTCAGCTGCTCGTCTTTTAGCAAAAGCTGCTTGCATCTCGGAATTGTCTGGACAAAAAGGAATAATGTTAAATAAATCAAGGAGGGAACAAGGAAGGAGGCGGCAGGAAAGAGGGGCGAATTACCGGGTTGAGAGCCCGAGCCTGCCACCTCATCAATAATGTGATCTTCGGGATCCTCAGCCCGGGGACTCAACCCATACGCGGTCAGATTATCATCAGAAATTAGTGTGGAAGATGAGTATCTGCGCCCCTCCACCAAATCTTGGCTCACAATGAAGGGTTCTTCGAATTTGTAAGTGCCGGGGAGGGAAGGTTGTGTAGGCAGAGAGGAGAGAAAACCGGTCAAGCAGGGAAGATCTCCCGGGAGTCGAATAAAAAAGTATCTTCCTTTCCACCCTTTTTGAGAAGAGGGTATATCATCAAGGAAGCGAGTATTGTGCCGGGCAGTCAGGGAAAAGGCATTGTCCCCGAAACGGCAAGAAAAGTAATAGTGAAGGATGAGGGGGTTAATAAGAAAATTGTTCATATTAAAGAGGACATAAGTGGCAGCCATTATTCTAAAAGAATTAGGGTGGAATTGGTTAACTGGTACGCCAAAAAATTTGGCAACTGCAATGTAGAAGGGGTGAATCGGAAACCTAAGACCATTCTTAATTTGGTCCCGGAAGAAAGTAGTATACCCTGGAGGGGGGTTTTTTGCCCTGTCAGAGGACCCGGGTATTAGGATAGAAAGATTGGAAGGAATGTTACCCAAGGTCCTAAGTTCCTCATCCGCCCCTGAGCGCAAGGTGCTACTCAAAGAGGAGAACCAGGGAATTCCCAGGGCCTCGGTGGGAGGAGGGCCCGTGGCCCGAGCTTTACCCTTACCTTTCTTCTGGGCAAGAGCTCGGGAGTGACTAGGAGGGAGGGGTTTAGAGGAAGATGGTACGATTGGAGAGGCTACTGGTTTCTTAGCGGGTTGGGTGATAGAGCGACGGGGTGGGGGAGATTGAGAAGCATCGGAGCGTAACGCAGCAGATTCGTCGCTAGGCGAGCCTCGCGCGTTGGCCCCCGACGTGGAAGAAGTAGAATTAGACATTTTAAAAGAAGAGTACTTACGAGTAAATAAGAGAGACAGCGGGGAGGTCGCCGGAGGAAAATGGTTGTACACGCCGAAGAAGTAGAGAAAACCAAGCGCGAAAGTTCCTCTGAAATTTGAATTCAATAGTGATTTTGGCAAAAGAGTACACCACTATTTATAAAGGGAGGTGCTTGATCTCTACCGTTGATTTGCATCTAAACAGGTGGTCGAGATAACCCTCGGGAATCGGATAGTACGTGAAGGGACACGCGCAATCATTAAAGTGTCAGGCCTACTGTTCCTCGGAATACGAAACAATACTGACCGTTGGAATAGAGTAACACGTGTCATTATGATGTTGTGTGGATAGGCCGGGAGGTTTTGAATGCCTCGGTGGGTTTGTTTCGTAGCTCGGGAAGCCTAAAGACTAGGGATGGTGATTTCTAGGACCGGGTAGTTCGATACCCTGGTATGTTGTTACAAATTCAAAGATTTGACTAGCTCGGGAGTATGTTCTAAGTGCAGGAGATACCAGATCCGAGGACCATATTTTCACCAAATATGTCACAAGTGTAATTTCAGTCTTAAAGATTGGGTTATCCTAATTTATGGTACGTCTGTTACTTCAGTTCGCATTAATTTGTACAGGATTTGTTTGCAACAGAATAACGAGGcaagaaaaatcaataaaacttcCATTACATACGATGACGACGAAGAGTTATGGGATCCATTATATCAGATACAGAATCCTGCCACTCCGTTATCCAATTAGTTAACTCGTGAATACGGAGGTTGACAAAGGATTCATCCTTCATTATCTTGTCCAAAGCACGCCATTCTTTCCACAACATCATGTGCAGCAGAACCTCATCACCAACCAGATCTGTTACCCGGTTTACTGCAAACTCTCGGATATACTTCCTTGCTCTTGTTCTTTGTACTCGAGTAGGGGCGAGACGATTGCGGTAGGTATAGTCCAGGTCATAAACCTTGTCCCGCACGGCCATGAACTTCGCCCATATGCGTTGTTCAATTCTTCTCTTCAGCTCCTCCACATGAGGACGCATTTCCGGAGTCACCAGGACATGTGTACTGCTGCAGGcactggaaccacttgagctcGACATTTTGGATTAAGGTTCATTTTGCATTTGTatcctcttatttataggcaagcAAGGAAGTCCAAGAGCCTCAGCAAGTCGAAGTGTCTCCTTTATTATTCAAAGTCAAAAGTTGATCGAAACCATTGAATCTGGACAGGTAGACGATCAGGATGCCCCTCGTAAATTGCGCTGGGCAGACGAAAGGGTCTGACGGTTAACAAAACATCAAATCTGATGTACCCCGGAATACAGAACGTTTTCGTTTGGCAGGAATTTAATAAATCGCATATCATTATGACACCACGTCAGCAGACCGGAGGATTCTTGGTCCTGGCTTATTCCTTTTCCCGGACTACAAATTCGGGACTCGGGCATATTGATTGATAGGGCGGGATTTCAAAAAACTCAAGCATTTGGTTTTTAGGTCTGAGGAGTATTAGTCGTGTTAATCTTCGTTATTTACTTATTGTTAATTTGGTTTTGACGTTCTACCAAATACATGCAAT is a window encoding:
- the LOC140815464 gene encoding uncharacterized protein, coding for MADAMVHAMARKEVSRRNTPPDQEQEQEQEQEQEHGRKEEEEGSEENVDYSAGSKAPTTAEELKDLKQKMKVLEGQLESRSSARAASKGCPFADIIVREPLPGNFKSAKIKDYDGNADPEEHLAIFENMAMLHCYTDRIKCKVFLTTLVDSAQRWFEGLSPQSVHSFRYFQKVFLHHFSSSKKYKRTAFSLFEVKQSPEESLRAYIRRFNRVALDVPSYATETKTTTFTQGLREGEFFKSLTKKVPGDFEDLLSRAEKYINMEEAQKQKREAVRKEKGDRVSKPEKRGQKRGNSGHFSHHVPLKIAQEREVQECSKDLAPDHQLARPEKKGFCALHKLGYHNTEDCKVLKGNYVAPSLPRPIINTQMSRVPPWTSRQPGSSSRGGGVRNNPRIEPGRRRGPEPEQRKKSPPVVGTIKMISGGSTDGDSNRARKSRSRRECLEVEGSRKSEAIISFGPEDLRGVNLPHNDALVIQARVANYDILRVFVDSGSSVNVIFKDAFEQMDLQGYHLETVETAFLASPGTWFIRKGRLFYL